One window of the Amycolatopsis mediterranei genome contains the following:
- a CDS encoding response regulator yields the protein MIRVLIADDQEMVRMGFRMILDAQDDIEVVADVADGVSAVSKARELRPDVCLLDIRMPGLDGLEVARQLAGPDVTDPLKVVVVTTFDLDEYVHTALRNGASGFLLKDAGPALLIEAVRAADRGDALVSPQITVRLLKHFDGSGSAKRQVKPPSEPLTARELDVVKAAARGLTNTEIGAELFMSLSTVKTHLASVQSKIGARNRVETAAWAWRSGVVS from the coding sequence GTGATCCGGGTACTGATCGCCGACGACCAGGAGATGGTGCGGATGGGGTTCCGCATGATCCTGGACGCGCAGGACGACATCGAGGTCGTCGCCGACGTCGCGGACGGCGTCTCGGCGGTCTCGAAGGCCCGCGAACTGCGCCCGGACGTCTGCCTGCTCGACATCCGCATGCCCGGCCTCGACGGCCTGGAGGTGGCCCGGCAGCTGGCCGGCCCGGACGTGACCGACCCGCTGAAGGTGGTCGTCGTCACGACGTTCGACCTCGACGAGTACGTGCACACGGCCCTGCGCAACGGCGCGTCCGGCTTCCTGCTGAAGGACGCGGGCCCGGCCCTGCTGATCGAAGCGGTTCGCGCGGCCGACCGCGGCGACGCGCTGGTTTCGCCGCAGATCACCGTGCGGCTGCTCAAGCACTTCGACGGGTCCGGCTCGGCGAAGCGCCAGGTCAAGCCCCCTTCCGAGCCGCTGACCGCCCGGGAGCTGGACGTCGTCAAGGCGGCCGCCCGCGGGTTGACGAACACCGAAATCGGCGCGGAGCTGTTCATGTCGCTGTCGACGGTGAAGACGCACCTGGCGTCGGTGCAGAGCAAGATCGGCGCGCGGAACCGGGTGGAGACCGCGGCCTGGGCGTGGCGGAGCGGAGTCGTTTCCTAG
- a CDS encoding phage holin family protein, which produces MDEAIETDLSKAEPNPSGRAEVRVERVKVRGRLKIAFGPLSGEAEGEVDAGDAGGRIAYACAAAIIVGISVLAAFGVALTGMSLHWPAWLSALLVGLVFALMATLLLVWRRDNG; this is translated from the coding sequence GTGGACGAGGCGATCGAGACGGACCTGTCCAAGGCTGAGCCGAACCCCTCGGGACGCGCCGAGGTGCGCGTCGAGCGCGTCAAGGTGAGAGGGCGCCTCAAGATCGCGTTCGGCCCGCTGTCCGGCGAGGCCGAAGGCGAGGTCGACGCGGGTGACGCCGGAGGCCGGATCGCCTACGCGTGCGCGGCCGCGATCATCGTCGGCATTTCGGTCCTCGCCGCGTTCGGCGTCGCCTTGACCGGGATGTCGTTGCACTGGCCCGCTTGGCTGTCGGCCTTGCTCGTCGGGCTGGTCTTCGCGCTCATGGCCACGTTGCTGCTGGTGTGGCGGAGGGACAACGGCTAG
- a CDS encoding amidohydrolase family protein: MPRRFHAPVVLPADPSCSLLRDAVVDVDADGRISYCGPAATAPGSAAPVTTLTGILLPGLVNTHAHSPMTLLRGMGGDLPLLPWLNEIIWPAEAKLRPEDVRTGMLLGSVEMLRHGVTTSAEMYFEGEQLVDAVLTTGGRVLVAPPVMELPGLDWRAQLAGIERWIDTDGLRFGHGDRIELGYGPHSAYMLSPEGLRATAESALSRGALVQIHVAEAAAEDTAVRASHGSVPALLRELGMLDGRVLAAHSIHLSDEDIALFAAHGVGMAHCPGSNAKLASGIARIADLRAAGVAVGLGTDGPASNDDLDLWEELQLAAMFARLATGDSTVLTAADVFLLATRGGASALGRDDIGALEPGRWADLVHVDLDDPAFACGLDVPDVQLLSNLVWAAGSRRVRDVWVAGEQVVADGESVKVDRAKVQAGVAETAARLRV; encoded by the coding sequence ATGCCACGCCGTTTCCACGCCCCTGTCGTTCTCCCGGCCGATCCGTCCTGTTCGCTTCTCCGTGACGCGGTCGTCGATGTCGACGCCGATGGGCGCATTTCCTACTGCGGACCGGCGGCCACCGCCCCCGGATCCGCCGCACCGGTCACCACCCTGACCGGCATCCTGCTGCCCGGCCTGGTCAACACGCACGCACACAGCCCGATGACGCTGCTGCGCGGCATGGGCGGCGACCTGCCGCTGCTGCCCTGGCTCAACGAGATCATCTGGCCGGCCGAGGCGAAGCTGCGCCCGGAGGACGTTCGCACCGGCATGCTGCTCGGCTCGGTCGAGATGCTCCGCCACGGCGTCACGACCAGCGCCGAGATGTACTTCGAAGGCGAGCAACTGGTCGACGCGGTCCTCACGACGGGCGGCCGCGTGCTGGTCGCGCCGCCGGTGATGGAGCTGCCCGGGCTCGACTGGCGTGCCCAGCTGGCCGGCATCGAGCGCTGGATCGACACGGACGGCCTCCGCTTCGGCCACGGCGACCGCATCGAGCTGGGCTACGGCCCGCACTCGGCGTACATGCTGTCCCCGGAAGGCCTGCGGGCGACGGCGGAGTCGGCGCTTTCGCGGGGCGCGCTGGTCCAGATCCACGTGGCGGAGGCGGCGGCGGAGGACACGGCGGTCCGTGCCTCGCACGGTTCGGTCCCGGCCCTGCTTCGCGAGCTGGGCATGCTGGACGGCCGGGTGCTGGCGGCGCACTCGATCCACCTCTCGGATGAGGACATCGCGTTGTTCGCCGCGCACGGGGTCGGCATGGCGCACTGCCCGGGCTCGAACGCGAAGCTGGCTTCGGGCATCGCGCGGATCGCGGACCTGCGCGCGGCGGGGGTCGCGGTCGGCTTGGGCACCGACGGCCCGGCGTCCAACGACGACCTCGACCTGTGGGAAGAACTGCAGCTCGCGGCCATGTTCGCCCGCTTGGCCACCGGCGACTCGACGGTGTTGACGGCGGCGGACGTGTTCCTGCTGGCAACTCGCGGCGGCGCTTCGGCACTGGGCCGCGACGACATCGGGGCGCTGGAGCCGGGCCGGTGGGCCGACCTGGTGCACGTCGACCTGGACGACCCGGCGTTCGCGTGCGGCCTCGATGTCCCGGACGTGCAGCTGCTGTCGAACCTGGTGTGGGCGGCCGGCTCGCGGCGGGTGCGGGACGTGTGGGTCGCGGGCGAGCAGGTGGTGGCCGACGGCGAATCGGTGAAGGTGGACCGGGCGAAGGTGCAGGCCGGCGTGGCCGAGACGGCGGCCCGGCTGCGGGTCTAG
- a CDS encoding SDR family oxidoreductase encodes MTDLPLALVTGASRGIGAAVAHQLAPTHRLLLGGRDADALAALAKELPGATPWPVELTDPASLASAVADISSLDVLVHSAGVARLGRIEEASADAWRDNFEVNTLAVVELTRLLLPALRAAGGHVVVINSGAGLNARPGWSPYAASKFAVRAFADALREEERDIRVTSIYPGRTDTEMQQAIFAGEGREYDTAHLLKADSVATAVATAVAATPDVHPTEVILRPR; translated from the coding sequence ATGACGGATCTTCCCCTCGCCCTGGTGACCGGCGCGTCCCGCGGAATCGGTGCGGCGGTCGCCCACCAGCTGGCCCCGACGCACCGCCTGCTCCTCGGCGGCCGCGACGCCGACGCACTGGCCGCGCTGGCGAAGGAGCTCCCGGGCGCGACGCCGTGGCCGGTGGAGCTGACGGACCCCGCTTCGCTCGCTTCGGCGGTCGCGGACATCTCGTCCCTGGACGTCCTGGTCCACTCGGCGGGCGTCGCCCGGCTGGGCCGTATTGAGGAGGCTTCCGCCGACGCGTGGCGCGACAACTTCGAGGTCAACACCCTGGCGGTGGTCGAGCTGACCCGCCTGCTGCTCCCCGCACTGCGCGCGGCCGGCGGCCACGTGGTGGTGATCAACTCGGGCGCGGGCCTGAACGCCCGCCCGGGCTGGTCCCCGTACGCGGCGAGCAAGTTCGCGGTCCGCGCCTTCGCCGACGCCCTCCGCGAGGAGGAGCGCGACATCCGCGTGACCTCGATCTACCCGGGCCGCACGGACACGGAGATGCAGCAGGCGATCTTCGCGGGCGAAGGCCGCGAGTACGACACGGCGCACCTGCTCAAGGCGGACTCGGTGGCCACCGCGGTGGCGACGGCGGTGGCCGCCACCCCGGACGTCCACCCGACGGAGGTCATCCTCCGCCCGCGCTAG
- a CDS encoding SdrD B-like domain-containing protein, which yields MDGSRPVRARAARHSREVIFSRRTAAVAVVAIAAAVVPASASIAEDAPPVCGGLAANPSVELAARNGAPDGYVFAPAAPVPPGTPAAKVPKLLTEREYAVDGQRAAVVQTPDGKTSTAYQTERFVPGGVYGLSVWTASRAPRYEPATGLRFYDATGTQIQETKLVAGHYAGDGALVRQDFPAATAPSKAAAVKFFATTTLDRLHWDCVDLQLAAYSVKKEVQNPATGAWASFATVTAGETAHYRVTVTNEGTEDLTGITVQDPWCPGTFEPFALAAGANRQLTCDHPDLTVADSGHVNTAKVTGVRYPGGTLGDKTASATITVLPPPAIAKIGDFVWADRNRDGLQDPDEPGVAGVKVTLKDGAGGTIGTATTDDKGKYGFEKLKDGTYQVCFAVPADFTVTRRDAGSDDRDSDADPGGCTAPRTVGAPSHEDFAVDLGLLSPTNRIGDFAWADTNGNGVQDAGEPGLAGVKVVLKDASGKQVASVVTGSGGTYGFDGLADGTYQVCFTAEGRHPTARGVGDAARDSDADLVSGCAEPRTLGPAKREDRTVDVGFA from the coding sequence GTGGACGGTTCTCGGCCGGTGCGGGCCCGCGCCGCGCGCCATAGTCGAGAGGTGATCTTCTCGCGGCGCACGGCAGCGGTGGCGGTGGTGGCGATCGCGGCGGCGGTCGTGCCCGCGTCCGCGTCCATCGCCGAGGACGCGCCGCCGGTCTGCGGCGGTCTCGCGGCGAACCCGAGTGTCGAGCTCGCGGCCCGCAACGGCGCCCCGGACGGGTACGTGTTCGCTCCGGCCGCCCCCGTCCCGCCCGGCACACCGGCCGCGAAGGTGCCGAAGCTGCTGACCGAGCGGGAGTACGCCGTCGACGGGCAGCGGGCGGCGGTCGTCCAGACGCCGGACGGCAAGACCAGCACCGCCTACCAGACCGAGCGGTTCGTCCCCGGCGGCGTCTACGGCCTCAGCGTCTGGACCGCTTCGCGCGCGCCGAGGTACGAACCGGCCACCGGCCTGCGGTTCTACGACGCCACCGGCACGCAGATCCAGGAGACCAAGCTCGTCGCCGGCCACTACGCCGGCGACGGTGCCCTCGTGCGGCAGGACTTCCCGGCGGCGACGGCGCCGTCGAAAGCGGCCGCGGTGAAGTTCTTCGCCACGACCACCCTCGACCGGCTGCACTGGGACTGCGTCGACCTCCAGCTCGCGGCGTACTCGGTGAAGAAGGAAGTGCAGAACCCGGCGACCGGCGCGTGGGCCTCGTTCGCGACGGTCACCGCGGGCGAAACCGCGCACTACCGCGTCACGGTGACCAACGAGGGCACCGAAGACCTCACCGGGATCACCGTGCAGGACCCGTGGTGCCCCGGGACGTTCGAGCCGTTCGCGCTGGCCGCCGGCGCGAACCGGCAACTGACCTGCGACCACCCGGACCTCACGGTGGCCGACAGCGGGCACGTCAACACGGCGAAGGTGACCGGCGTGCGCTACCCGGGCGGCACGCTCGGCGACAAGACGGCGTCGGCGACGATCACCGTCCTCCCGCCGCCGGCCATCGCGAAGATCGGCGACTTCGTCTGGGCGGACCGCAACCGCGACGGCCTGCAGGACCCGGACGAGCCCGGCGTCGCGGGCGTCAAGGTGACGCTGAAGGACGGCGCGGGCGGCACGATCGGCACCGCGACGACCGACGACAAGGGCAAGTACGGCTTCGAGAAGCTGAAGGACGGCACGTACCAGGTGTGCTTCGCCGTCCCGGCGGACTTCACGGTGACCCGCCGCGACGCCGGCAGCGACGATCGCGATTCGGACGCCGACCCCGGCGGCTGCACCGCGCCGCGCACCGTGGGCGCGCCGTCCCACGAAGACTTCGCGGTTGACCTCGGGCTGCTCTCCCCGACCAACCGGATCGGCGACTTCGCCTGGGCCGACACGAACGGCAACGGCGTGCAGGACGCGGGCGAACCGGGCCTCGCCGGCGTCAAGGTGGTGCTGAAGGACGCGAGCGGCAAGCAGGTGGCCAGCGTCGTCACCGGCTCCGGCGGGACGTACGGCTTCGACGGCCTGGCGGACGGCACGTACCAGGTGTGCTTCACCGCGGAAGGCCGGCACCCGACGGCCAGGGGCGTCGGCGACGCCGCCCGTGATTCCGACGCGGACCTCGTGTCCGGCTGCGCGGAGCCGCGCACCCTCGGCCCGGCCAAGCGCGAAGACCGCACGGTGGACGTGGGCTTCGCGTAG
- a CDS encoding PhoX family protein, with amino-acid sequence MLDRLLPLFPAHPGGRSPVTCEYRCGNACAHPEANETDNEYFGDVVKDISRRRVFKAGAVMAAAAGGFAALSGTAAAAPAAPAPRPPRPVPGTDFTPVPPNKLDAVSIPDGYAQRVVVRWGDPVVAGAPKFDFTNQTAAAQAKQFGYNNDFVGLIPQDPLGLSNLLVVNHEYTTEVHMFPAGQYDPANPTEEQAKIAWAAHGLSVLQARRDPIHGGLEVVPSRYGRRITLDTIFEVRGPAAGSKFLQTSADPSGRKVRGTQNNCSGGVTPWGTVLSGEENFDQYFANSDKVTDPVAAARLKRYSVGAGPSTRKWERFDKRWDVSQEPNEPNRFGWVVEIDPNDPDSTPVKHTALGRFKHEAANIKITADGRVAVYSGDDSRFEYIYKFVSKGKYKPGTSAHARRHNSALLDEGTLYVGRFTGDSPAAEIDGKGTLPADGEFDGTGEWIPLVSGDKSFVDGFTAEEVYVFTRQAADKVAATKMDRPEDIEPNPVNGRIYAALTNNSDRGATGKAGVDEPNPRVGNKNGHILEWEEDCGDAASTRFSWRLLLVCGDPQAADTYFGGFPKDQVSPISCPDNVAFDRHGNLWIATDGNALGANDGLFSVPVTGPERGHVKQFLSVPVGAETCGPVVTDNLVLVAVQHPGENATSSANPTSHWPDGGTAQPRPAIVSVWKKGRFGLPGRIGER; translated from the coding sequence GTGCTCGACCGCCTGCTCCCGCTGTTCCCCGCCCACCCGGGCGGGCGCTCCCCGGTCACCTGCGAGTACCGCTGCGGCAACGCGTGCGCCCACCCGGAGGCGAACGAGACCGACAACGAGTACTTCGGCGACGTCGTCAAGGACATCTCGCGGCGCCGGGTGTTCAAGGCCGGCGCCGTGATGGCCGCTGCGGCCGGGGGGTTCGCCGCCCTGTCCGGCACGGCGGCGGCCGCGCCCGCCGCGCCCGCTCCGAGGCCGCCGCGGCCGGTGCCCGGCACCGACTTCACGCCGGTCCCGCCGAACAAGCTCGACGCGGTCAGCATCCCCGACGGCTACGCCCAGCGCGTCGTCGTCCGCTGGGGCGATCCGGTGGTCGCGGGTGCGCCGAAGTTCGACTTCACCAACCAGACCGCGGCCGCGCAGGCGAAGCAGTTCGGCTACAACAACGACTTCGTCGGCCTGATCCCGCAGGACCCGCTGGGCCTGTCGAACCTGCTCGTGGTCAACCACGAGTACACGACCGAGGTCCACATGTTCCCGGCCGGCCAGTACGACCCGGCCAACCCGACCGAGGAGCAGGCGAAGATCGCCTGGGCCGCGCACGGCCTCTCGGTGCTGCAGGCCCGTCGCGACCCGATCCACGGCGGGCTCGAGGTCGTCCCCAGCCGGTACGGCCGCCGGATCACCCTCGACACGATCTTCGAGGTCCGCGGCCCGGCCGCCGGCTCGAAGTTCCTCCAGACCTCGGCGGACCCGAGCGGGCGCAAGGTCCGCGGCACGCAGAACAACTGCTCCGGCGGCGTGACGCCGTGGGGCACGGTGCTTTCCGGCGAGGAGAACTTCGACCAGTACTTCGCCAACTCCGACAAGGTCACCGACCCGGTCGCGGCGGCGCGGCTCAAGCGCTACTCCGTCGGTGCCGGCCCGAGCACCCGCAAGTGGGAGCGGTTCGACAAGCGCTGGGACGTCTCCCAGGAGCCCAACGAGCCGAACCGGTTCGGCTGGGTCGTCGAGATCGACCCGAACGACCCCGACTCGACGCCGGTCAAGCACACCGCGCTCGGCCGGTTCAAGCACGAGGCCGCGAACATCAAGATCACCGCCGACGGCCGGGTCGCCGTCTACTCCGGGGACGACAGCCGCTTCGAGTACATCTACAAGTTCGTCTCGAAGGGCAAGTACAAGCCGGGCACCAGCGCGCACGCGCGGCGGCACAACTCGGCGTTGCTCGACGAGGGCACGCTCTACGTCGGCCGCTTCACCGGCGACAGCCCGGCCGCGGAGATCGACGGCAAGGGCACGCTGCCCGCCGACGGCGAGTTCGACGGCACCGGCGAGTGGATCCCGCTCGTCAGCGGGGACAAGTCCTTTGTGGACGGCTTCACCGCCGAGGAGGTCTACGTCTTCACGCGCCAGGCCGCGGACAAGGTGGCCGCCACGAAGATGGACCGGCCGGAGGACATCGAGCCGAACCCGGTCAACGGCCGGATCTACGCGGCGCTGACCAACAACAGCGACCGCGGCGCGACGGGCAAGGCCGGCGTCGACGAGCCGAACCCGCGGGTGGGCAACAAGAACGGCCACATCCTGGAGTGGGAGGAGGACTGCGGCGACGCGGCCTCGACCCGGTTCTCCTGGCGGCTGCTCCTGGTCTGCGGCGACCCCCAGGCGGCGGACACCTACTTCGGCGGGTTCCCGAAGGACCAGGTCAGCCCGATCTCGTGCCCGGACAACGTGGCCTTCGACCGGCACGGCAACCTGTGGATCGCCACCGACGGCAACGCCCTCGGCGCGAACGACGGCCTGTTCTCGGTGCCGGTCACCGGCCCGGAGCGCGGGCACGTCAAGCAGTTCCTGTCGGTGCCGGTCGGCGCCGAGACGTGCGGCCCGGTGGTGACCGACAACCTGGTGCTCGTCGCGGTCCAGCACCCGGGTGAGAACGCGACGAGCTCGGCGAACCCGACGTCGCACTGGCCGGACGGCGGCACCGCGCAGCCGCGCCCGGCCATCGTCTCGGTGTGGAAGAAGGGCCGCTTCGGGCTGCCCGGCCGGATCGGCGAGCGCTGA
- a CDS encoding MFS transporter, with amino-acid sequence MSAEHHSSLLDAVKGQPKQVWITAFAAVIAFMGIGLVDPILLSIAKGLDATPSQVTLLFSSYLGVQVVAMLVTGAASARFGAKRTVLAGLTLIVAATALCAAAGSIEQLVGLRAVWGLGNAFFIATALSVIVGAATGGQSGAILLYEAALGVGLSVGPLLGALLGSISWRGPFLGTAILMAGALVLCAVFLKSDKHEKREPIKLLDPLRALKHTGLLRTSVASALYTAAFFAVLAWSPFVLGWSAIAVGLVFCGWGLCVAVAGVALAPRLAARLGERHAAAAAVFGYAVLMLVLAVPSKPVLVAGIIVSGLVSGLLNTLFTGTAMSISEAPRPVASAGYNFCRWLGGAVAATLVGHVAEWFGSPQAPFVASAVLCVVAGALLSLREKKADPHTLPKEAVLVGEEF; translated from the coding sequence ATGAGCGCTGAACACCACTCGAGCCTGCTGGACGCCGTCAAGGGCCAGCCCAAGCAGGTGTGGATCACCGCGTTCGCCGCGGTCATCGCCTTCATGGGGATCGGCCTGGTGGACCCGATCCTGCTGTCCATCGCCAAGGGCCTGGACGCGACGCCGTCGCAGGTCACCTTGCTCTTCTCGTCCTACCTCGGCGTCCAGGTCGTCGCGATGCTGGTCACCGGCGCGGCGAGCGCCCGCTTCGGCGCGAAGCGCACGGTGCTCGCCGGGCTGACGCTGATCGTCGCCGCCACCGCCCTCTGCGCGGCCGCCGGATCGATCGAGCAGCTCGTCGGGCTGCGCGCGGTCTGGGGTCTCGGCAACGCGTTCTTCATCGCGACCGCGCTTTCGGTGATCGTCGGCGCCGCGACCGGCGGTCAGTCCGGCGCGATCCTGCTCTACGAGGCCGCCCTCGGCGTCGGCCTGTCGGTCGGCCCGCTGCTGGGCGCGCTGCTCGGCTCGATCTCCTGGCGCGGCCCGTTCCTCGGCACCGCGATCCTGATGGCCGGCGCGCTCGTGCTGTGCGCGGTCTTCCTGAAGAGCGACAAGCACGAGAAGCGTGAGCCGATCAAGCTGCTCGACCCGCTGCGCGCGCTGAAGCACACCGGCCTGCTGCGCACCTCCGTCGCCTCGGCGCTCTACACCGCCGCGTTCTTCGCGGTGCTCGCCTGGTCGCCGTTCGTCCTCGGCTGGAGCGCGATCGCCGTCGGCCTGGTGTTCTGCGGCTGGGGCCTGTGCGTCGCCGTCGCCGGGGTCGCCCTCGCGCCGCGGCTGGCCGCCCGGCTCGGCGAGCGGCACGCCGCCGCGGCCGCCGTCTTCGGGTACGCCGTGCTGATGCTGGTCCTCGCCGTGCCGAGCAAGCCGGTGCTGGTCGCCGGGATCATCGTCTCCGGGCTGGTGTCCGGCCTGCTGAACACGCTGTTCACCGGCACCGCGATGTCGATCAGCGAGGCGCCGCGCCCGGTCGCCAGCGCGGGCTACAACTTCTGCCGCTGGCTGGGCGGCGCGGTCGCCGCGACGCTCGTCGGACACGTCGCCGAGTGGTTCGGCTCGCCGCAGGCGCCGTTCGTCGCCTCGGCCGTGCTGTGCGTCGTCGCGGGCGCGCTGCTCTCGCTGCGGGAGAAGAAGGCGGACCCGCACACCCTGCCGAAGGAAGCGGTGCTCGTCGGCGAAGAGTTCTGA
- a CDS encoding MarR family winged helix-turn-helix transcriptional regulator — protein MTSAITDLAHRLRPLVFRLYHQVRRQTPQLTLTLTQGSVLSELVNGGPRRMSALAEFERVKLPSMTDVVGRLERLGLATRRPDPADGRAVLVEVTDEGLRFYAELVTAREEFLRERLIAMDDTDRAAIEAALPALAKLLVDAKKEALISDER, from the coding sequence GTGACTTCCGCGATCACCGATCTCGCCCACCGGCTGCGGCCGCTGGTCTTCCGCCTGTACCACCAGGTGCGCCGCCAGACCCCGCAGCTGACGCTGACCCTCACCCAGGGTTCGGTGCTGAGTGAGCTGGTCAACGGCGGTCCGCGCCGGATGAGCGCGCTGGCCGAGTTCGAACGGGTCAAGCTGCCGTCGATGACCGACGTCGTCGGCAGGCTCGAACGGCTCGGGCTCGCGACCCGCCGTCCGGACCCCGCCGACGGCCGTGCGGTGCTCGTCGAAGTCACCGACGAGGGCCTGCGGTTTTACGCCGAACTGGTGACGGCTCGCGAGGAGTTCCTCCGCGAGCGGCTGATCGCCATGGACGACACCGACCGCGCCGCGATCGAAGCCGCCCTGCCGGCTCTCGCCAAGTTGCTCGTTGATGCCAAGAAGGAGGCACTGATCAGCGATGAGCGCTGA